The Helianthus annuus cultivar XRQ/B chromosome 11, HanXRQr2.0-SUNRISE, whole genome shotgun sequence region ctggggtcctttttaattgagtcaataaatgatttctagaccaccaaggagtcttttcagcttatatcatcatatgtcattcttaaccaggtTCTAAATCAATCTtttagaccactcaaagggtctctttttgaatcatggaatggtactatataatccaagggtatTGACTGTCTCGTAGAAGCCCAATAAgcatttaaggtagtacctttttgaatatcctactacgaatccctcatatgaagatatgaaaggttctacgaggatttggataacgaatatccagagtatacaaaaacacgaaatgcataaaagaaaacacaaaatgcatatacacaaaatcacataattgtttaatttgatttgttatctttggacacggatattcaaagcataccaggaatccaatctgtggatttcatttggtacttttaaacattatcaagaatctaactatgaaaatagaaagatcttaaagaggaaattcgatttcgattataaaGAATCGAGATGTTCGAATTTAGGTACACAAGGAATCTAATTAAGGATTCTGATTTGAATGACaattatccacaaggatctaattgtgatgataaaaagatcccatatggattttagaagttgagggtgttttgaaaccttgcactggatgtgctcaAATCAAAACATGAGATATAAAATGCTTAtcaagttgagatgctagatatgccaaggcgacatatgaagcggaatttgaaggttaagttaATGAATGAGGAAAATAATTTGAAGGTTTAATATTGGGGAGAACAAAGCTCCAGGCCCTGATGGTTATACTTCAGCGTTTTTTAAGAAGTCATGGGATATTGTGGGTGATGAGGTCTCGTCTGCGGTTCTACAATTTTTTGAAAATGGTAAACTGCTAAAACAATTAAACCACACTATTTTGGCTCTTGTTCCTAAGGTTGAGACTCCGGACTCGGTTCTAGATTATCGTCCGATATCGTGCTGCAATGTGTTGTATAAATGCATAAGCAAGATTATAACGGATAGATTAAAGGGTAGCTTGGAGAAATTGGTTAGTATCAACCAATCTGCCTTTGTTCCTGGTAGGAAAATATCGGATAATATTCTGTTAACGCAGGAGCTGATGCATAACTACCATCGGAACAAAGGTCCAGCAAGATGTGCATTCAAGATAGATATTCAGAAGGCGTATgatacggtttttttttttttttttttgggtaaagggatttaccccggtgaattttataaataaccaATAAAAGAACAGGATGCATCCAGAACTAGACGCACACTACTAGCCAGGCATACCCAGACTAGAAAAACAAAACAACAAAGACCCGAAATAAGAAACAAACACAACCAAGAGAACAACCCGACCAACACACAACCACAAACTAAACGTAAAAAAAGACAAAGAAGATCCTCCTTAGCCCGGGTCCTCCATTAAGTTCTTCTTCGAGATCTGCCATCGGTCCATAATCTTCATGTGGTCCGGATGCTTCATAATCCTGAATCCCATTATCTTCAACCTAACAGTATTAAGAATGACTTGCGAAAGAATAGCCGGTGACCGCTGTAGTCTCGAGAATAGCCGATTATTTCGTTCTTGCCAAATGAAATAGGTAGCCGCCCCAACCAGAATCTTGCATACAACACCTCCAAGATGTCTCGTGTTAGCACTGTTCTCCAACCAGCCCATAACGGATTCCCAAGTGTTATTGACATTCCCCATATCAACCCATtctctaactgtttcccaaaccTCAGAAGCATAGGAACACTGAAAGAAGAGATGATCCCTAGAATCACGATCATAAGAGCAGAGCGGACAACACATGAGGGCAAGATTAGTAGCACTACCCGCTTCCCCAATGGACATTCTATCCTGCGTCTTTAGCTTATTCTGAATAACAAGCCAAACATGAAACGAGTGTCTAGGAATACACTGGCTAAACCACACCGCATCAACCCAAGCAACTTTATCATTTCTCACCCGAAGAGAGTCCCAAGCTTGGGAAGAGTGGAAATGTTGAAGGTTACCCCCATAATCCTTCCAGCATGATCGATCAGCCATATCATCCACTAGCGTGGGAAGTGGAATATTAATTAGTACCGGGAAAAGATCATACCACGCCACAGGCCATTTCCATTGACCGTTAGAATCAATTAAATCCGCAACTGTCGAGCCCAGGTTGAAACCTGCATTAGCAATACGCCTAGGCGATATAAAGGACCGGAGCGGACTGCAAGCATTCCAATTATCACTCCATGCGTTTGTTTGACGACCGCTTTTAATAGACTTCCAAACATAAGGCCGAATCTGATTACGAATCGCAAGGATCTTTCTCCAACCCCAACTCGGGTTAGCGGAGCATTTAACCTCCCAAAAACTAGAGCCTTTAAGCTTGTAAGAATGAATCCACGAAACCCACAAAGAACGCCGATTATTTATAATACTCCAAACATGGCTTGAAATCAGCGATTTGTTAACCTCCATGATACTCCGAATACCCAAACCACCCTCAGACTTAGGCAAGCAAATATCCTTCCAAGCCACTTTAGAACGAACCGGACCCCGAGCACCACCATTCCATAGAAACCGACGCATACATTTTTCAAGATCTTTCACAATTCTGACCGGAAGCATGAAAACGGAGGCCCAATAAGAATACATCGCGGAAATGACCGAATTAATCAACTGGAGCCTACCCGCAAACGATAACGACTTAGACACCCAGTTATCAATCCTCCTTTGAACTCTTTCCACCAGAATTCTACAATCACTATAAGCAAGTCTTGAAGAAACAAGAGGCACTCCAAGATAACGAACAGGGAGGGAACCCTCCTGAAACGGCATTAACCTCAAAATCTGATCCTTTGTAAGGGAAGGAACATTGCAAAAAAATATGGTACTTTTTGGGGCACTTGGAACCAAACCCGATATCCTTGTAAACCTGTGGAGAGCATCCCGTAAGAGCTTAACCGAGAGGGCATCAGCATGAGCAAAGATAAATAAATCATCGGCAAAAGAAACATTAACAATCTTTTGTTTGGCACACTGCGGATGAAATTTAAAACCTGAGCCAATTTTCGAAGCACGCTGAAGAAGGAGAGATAGTACTTCCATGACCAATGTGAACAAGTAAGGTGACAAAGGATCACCCTGTCTAAGACCTCTCTTGCCACTAAAGTATCCATGCAGCTCTCCATTGATACTCAAGGAATAGGATACTGTAGACACACATTTCATAATCCACATGACCATTTTCCTATGAAATCCGAAACCCTCCAagatagctttaagaaaagaccAATTGACCGTGTCATAAGCCTTTTGGATATCAATCTTCAAGGCACATCTAGCCGGGCCTCTATCAAGATGGTAGTTATGCATAAGCTCCTGCGTTAGAAGAATGTTATCGGTAATTTTGCGGCCAGGGATAAAAGCTGATTGATTAATGCTAACTAAGCCATCCAAGCTTCCTTTAATTCTATCCGTAATAATCTTGCTTATGCATTTAAAGAGGACATTACAACAGGATATCGGCCTATAATCAAGCACCGAGTTAGGAGAATCCTTTTTAGGGATTAAAGCAATAATAGTGTGATTAATCTGCTTCAACATTTGGCCATTCTCAAAAAAATCCAGAACTGCATTCGTAACTTGATCTCCTACCACATCCCACGAATGTTTAAAGAAAGCCGAGGTATACCCATCCGGACCTGGAGCCTTGTTCTCACCAATTCCAAACATAGCTTTTTTAACCTCATCTCGGGTTACCGACCGAACCATATGATTagcagaaaaatcattcaaagtGTTAGCACATAAATCCCCAAAATCAAAATCCTCCACCTGGTAATCCATACCCAAAAAATTCGTATAATGATTAAGAAAAGCCGTAGAAACTTGATCACCCTCGAACTGGTTCCCATGCGCATCCAGAATACTAGAAATTTTATTCCTAGCATTCCTGCTTTGCACACATTTATGAAAGAATCTCGTGTTTGCATCCCCCGCATACAACCATTCAACCTTGGCTTTCTGCTTAAGGAAGCACTCCTCATCATAAGCAGCCGTTTGAAAATCATGAAGACATGTGGCAAGCTCGTCCCGAAGTAACAAATCCAAGGGATTTGCATCCACTTGGTTTTGAACATTGTCAAGTTTAACCCGCAAATCAGCAACCCTTTTATGCAAGTTACCTTGCTGAAAAAGGATTTTGCGAAAGAGAGGCTTCAAGTTTCTCATCTTTTTTACTACCGCAAACATGGAATGACCTTGAATCTCCTTGGCCCACTCTGATGAAACAACCTGCCTGAACTCAGCTTTAGAAACGATAAAATTCGGAAATTTGAATGGTTTCGGTTTAGAGTTAATCGCCGAAGAAAACTTGAATATGCACGGTGAATGATCCGACAAGCGGGGCGGTTTGAACAAGGCATAGCCATTCGGAAATAAATCCAGAAACTTTAGATTACCCATAACCCAATCCAGCTTCTTCATAACTCCAATACCCTCTCTAGGCTTTTGGTTACACGTATAGTGGATGCTATGGCTCGGAATGTCTAATAATTCAGTCTCCTTAACACATTCATAGAACTCCCTCATGCCAATCGAATGATTCGAGGGACCGGACAGACAATCTTCCATATTGAGAGCTACATTAAAATCCCCCATGACAATCCATGGCTTATCACGAGCCAAAGCATTAAAATTGCAAAGATCCTCCCAAAGAGCACGACGGTCATGGTATTTGTTTTCAGCATAAACAAAGGAGCAGAAAAAAATTCTATTATCAGCTTTTATCAGAACTTGAGTATGCATCACCTGGTCAGTCTGCGAGATCACCATAATATCAACCACATCAGCATTCCACCCAAGAATAATTCTAGTACCTCTGGAACATAATCCCCCATTCGATGTCCAATTCCAGCCGCTAAAAACTTTGTTACAAATAACAGAAAGTTTATTAATATGGATGTGCGATTCTAATACTGCACATATACTCAGCTTGTTTTCAGCAATGAGAACCCGAACCTCAGCTTGTTTAAGGGGCCGGTTCAAGCCCCTAATATTCCAAGCAGCTACACTATCCATGTAAACCCGTAAacccgggagtgcttgccccctcagcaTTGCTTCCAAGCGCCGTGTTGCTCGTATGATACGGTTAGCTGGTCATTTTTGGAGAAAGCgctcaaatgttttgggtaaagggttaccccggtgattctattaaaatgcaaccgcaattaagtacaagtagtgaggatatgttccacactaattcatatacaggacatgccccatatatgtaaaacaaaacaaaccaaagACCAAAAACACCCCATatcctagtctactatacatcatgacacgacatctagtagacaaacaacgcaaaaacacaaaacaaaatcctcaaccaccatcatcaaatataaagaagccacaaaacagcagccccttcagacgaaaaacAGCTAGCCTATCCATTCGAGGACTTGGTAggagaggtgcttgcccctgctttcgaggagaaaggatgagtgcccgatgtcataaatgcactagtttcattgtagacttcttcaacctcctcctcatccgattcctgctGGTCATGCTGAGCTTCACCATTTTTACCCACATTCTTACCCGTATCCGATAGAACATCAAACGGATTGTGCGTTTTGACACTAGGTGGCGGACCTGAGGTAGTAGCCCCACCCTGCGGCTTGTATCCAATCGGCCGATACTCGAATTTCTGCTTCTGCTTATTAACAGGAAACCCTGATTTCCTAGCCGCTTTTTTGCGCTCCACATCCGTAAATCCCTCTTTGTCTACAGCCGGCTGTTTCACTTGCTTCCGGGAATTGCTTCCCTCTTGTTTGTTCTGACCAGTGACCGGCCCCTTAGGAGCCCTCCTAGGCTGACTCGGGCAAGAATCATCAGAATGACCAAACACCTTACAATGAGCACACCTAAGAGGACTCCATTCATATTCAACCGACAAAACCACTTTACTAAAGCCTTCCCCCTCCAACTCTGGAACTGCCATAACTATCTCCTCCTTAAACCCATTTTCAGCTGAAATTTCTACTAACGCTCTCGCGTAGCTACTCCTCCCCCAATTATCTATGCACATAGATGAAGTATACGTGTCCAACATCTTAGGCTCACCAATAGCCGTAGCAATCATACTCAATCCATCCTCCGTATACGCAGCAAGCGGAACATCATGGATTTTAACCCACACTTGCAACTTCTTTACCTCCTTCTTTTCTAACTTAGAAGTAGGAGACCAAGTATGCAAAAACAAAGGCTGTGACCGGATAATCCAAGGGCCTTCTTTAAGAACATTCAACATACCAgcttcatcagcaaacttaaagaaaaagaacccattAGCATTCATCATTGATTTCTGTAATCCAAACCTCTTCCACTGGTTCTTCACAAAAAAGTCCACAACCGGATATGCAACTCTGTCGCCTAGGAAGTAACCGTACAGAGTGTTCGCTAATTTTTCTTGCACTGCTCTAACCGAATCACGAGGTAGAACCACATCACAACCCTCATACGTACCAGTGCTAGCAAGAGATCTGAAATTTACCTTAGCAGGTTTGGCTGCTAAAACCGATTCTACATATGACATCGGTTTTGAGTTGTTACCACTATTACTAGACATCCCGGACGGTCTTATGTTCTCTAACCCATCCGATTCAGCAACATGATCAGACTTTGGAGGCATATAAGTACTACTAGAGCTTGACCGTAAGTATCCAGCCTTGATGTGCCCCGAATCCTTAGCCAATTCCTCAGCTGTTGACGAATCCAGATTAAGCACTTGAACGGGTCGAGAAACCTTTGTGAGTTCATCAATAATGTTAATCCCACGTTTTGGCTGCACCGAATTACCATTAACATCCAGAAGACGATCAGCAATCTGTTGGAACGTCAAAGGTGACCTTCCACCAGACTTAAACCGATCATCCATATCAAAGCAAAACAACTCTCTATGCCCAATCAATCAAGACGAATCAAAAGAACCCACACAACCAGCCGACAACAAATAACAAAACGAAAAAACCGAAACCCTAAACTAGCAAGTGCCCTAACCCATGATTCTTACCAATCGGACGAAGAAATTGATAAATCAGGCTGATCGAACCAAAAACTCAATCCAATAAGCTTGAAGCAGAATTGACGGCGGCGAttgaagagaaaaaaaaaaaccctagacGACAAATCAAAGATATCCGCAAACCTGAATAGAGAATTAGATGTTCGAAACTCTAATCCCTAATCTGATCTTGACGAAAATACGCTGAAGAGGCTAGGGTTTCGGATGAGGGAACAAAATCGCCATTAGCTAGagagagaattagggtttttttcAATTGTGTATATGCTACGCTCAAATGTTTTGGATTTCACCATAAAATGATTATGTGGATTATGGCTTGTGTTACTACTACATTGTTCTCGATCAGTATTAACGGCAATCTACATGGGTATTTTAGAGGAAAACGGGGGTTGAGACAAGGTGAACCTATGTCGCCTTACCTCTTCACGTTAGTTATGGAAGTGTTATCTTTATTGCTTCAGCATGCGGCCAGGTCCAGTATTGGTTTTAAGTACCATGCTAAGTGTGCAAAACAACAGATAATCAACGTATCGTTTGCTGATGATCTTTTTATTTTTGTCCATGGAGATGTTGGATCGGTAGGAAAGGTCAAACTTGCCCTTGAGCAGTTCACTAGTATTTCCGGCCTTGTTCCGAGCCCTGCTAAAAGTACGGTGTACTTTTGTAATGTTCCGCGAAATGTCAGACAGGATATCCTCAAAATAATGCCGTTCAAGGAAGGTTCGTTGCCGGTTAGATACTTGGGGGTTCCGTTAATTACCACTAAGCTGATTTTTAAAGACTGTAAGCCCCTAGTTGATCGTATGGAAAAAAAGATTGATAGTTGGCTGAATAAATCTTTATCTTTTGCGGGTAGGTTGCAACTTGTTAACTCGGTGTTAGCGTCCATGCACATATATTGGGCATCGGTCTTTATTATTCCTGCTCGGGTGATTCATGATTTAGAGAAGTTTATGAGGAGATTCTTGTGGAATGCGGGGTCTAAAGAAAGGGCGAAAGCCAAAGTTGCTTGGTCTAATATTTGTTTGCCGAAGGAGGAAGGAGGGCTAGGTATTCGGAATATTTCGGATGTCAATAAGGCTCTCATGACAAGCCATATTTGGAGCATTATAACAAAACGAAAGTCTCTTTGGGTAGATTGGATTTACGCGTACAAGTTGAAAGATCGAAGTTTTTGGGATGTCCAGGCTCGAGGAAGTATCAGTTGGGGATGGAGGAAACTCCTATCTATTCGGAATGTGGTCCGGCCGTACATTTGGAAATTAGTTCGGAGTGGGAACCAAACCAATGTGTGGAGCGATAATTGGTGCCAGCTTAGTCCTCTTAGCTCGTTTATTACGCCAAGACGTATTGCTAATGCAGGGTTTTCTATATCATCTTCGCTGGCTGATCTGATTTATGATGGGAATTGGAAATGGCCACAGGCATGGTATGACATTTATCCAGTGTTAATTGGGCTAAATGTTCCACAGTTGATGAATAATGTGGATGATCGTACCGTATGGAAAAACCTTGAGGGTAACGAGTGTCACTTTCGGTCTCTTGAGGTATGGAATGTTATTCGCCATCGTGCGAACCCGGTCTCATGGGTTGATGGAGTTTGGTTCTCTCAATGTATACCAAGACACTCATTCCACCTGTGGATAGTTATTAAAAACAAGCTCAAGACGCAGGATCGGTTGGCTGTGTGGGAGGCGGGAAGTGCGACTAATCTAAATCTTATGTGTTGCCCGTTATGCAGGTACAATCGTGATTCAAGAGACCATCTTTTTTTCCAATGTCCGTTTGCTTCTAATGTTTGGAAGGAAATCAAGCTGATGGGTTCTTTAGACAACATGGATGATTCATGGCAATCTATCATGGAGTGGATGGTTCAAAAGGCAACATCGAAAAAGACAGAACACATTGTTTGCAAGCTTTTAATTACAGCGGCTGCTTACTTCATTTGGCAACAGCGAAACCATTGCCTATTTTCTAATGCAAATGCAAATGTTTCGGCCGTAGTTGGGAGGATTAAACACACGGTCAGATTGCGGCTTATGGGATTTGAGTTTAGAGGTAATGTCAAAGTTCATGACTTGCTGGAAAAGTGGAAGATCGCAGCGAGCGAAAGCGAGGACGATCCGGGCTAGAGACTAGCGTGAGGATGTCATAGTTCGTGTGTGCGTAGTTGGCCGTGTCTTGTGTTTGTTTTGGGCTGTTTTGGTCTTGTATGTAGTTTCTTATAACTGAGTTGTGACTGTACGTTGGTCCTAGGCTTCGGGTTGTGAAGCCTAGTTGGTGTGTCACTCTGGCATGCCCTTGTTCTGATTTGGTTTTTTATAAAATTCAcctggggtaaccctttacccaaaaaaaaaatactttgaaaactatgcatggggttctaaaacgtgttcaatgtttttggaaccttatataatacttttgaaatcataaagtaggtgtattaggtaggtatatatataaaaaaatgttttaaaatcatgcaagatgaattttgaaattatgtataaggtttttgtaaacatgaatgatgcttttgaaatcatgcacttggtataagtaattatactgtattaataacattttgaaatcatgaatgttgtttttgaaaacatagacaatgtttttgaaataatggaggttgtttttttttttttttttgaaaaaatagacatgcttttgaaatcatgcatttgataCGTTCGAGTGTTCTCTCGTTTTTTTGGATGGTTATTCGGAGTGGCCGGCAAACTAACGCATGGAGTGATAACTGGTGCTCTTGCAGTCCGATTCGGTCATTCATTTCCCCTAGAGCTATTGCTAATGCTGGTTTTTTTTTAAACTCTAAGGTGGCTGATATTGTCACGGAAGACGGCCAATGGCTATGGCCTGAGGCATGGTATACTCTTTTTCCTGTCCTTATAAATATCGGTTCTATTCAGCTTACGCCTATTATGAAGGACCGATTTTGCTGGAAAGATTTGGATGGTAATCTTCAAAGTTTTAGTTCGTGGGAGGGTTGGAATTGTTTGCGGAATAGGTGTCATAAGGTTTTATGGGCTAGTGCGGTTTGGTTCAGCCAATGTATTCCCCGACATTCGTTTCACTTGTGGTTGGTTATCAAAAACAAGTTGAAAACTCAAGATAGGATGGCCGTTTGGGAAGCGGGAAGTGCCACTAATTTGCGCCTTATGTGTTGCCCTCTATGTAAGTCTGACCGTGATTCAAGAGACCACTTGTTCTTTCAATGTGCATTTGCTTCAGACGTTTGGAGATTCGTCAGACAATTGGTTGACATGGAGAATGTTACAGATACCTGGGATTCTATAATGCATTGGATGGAGCTTAATGCTAATTCTAGAACTATGAATAACACCATTAGTAAGATCCTGATTGCGGCTGCAACGTACTTTGTTTGGCAGGAAAGAAATAACCGATTATTTTCTCATGATCAGCGGAGTGCGAGTGTGCTTGCAAAGGTTATCATTGAGACGGTTCGACTCAGAATTATGGGGTTCCGGTTTGGTAGAGACCCGAAACAAAAGAAGATTTTGGATAGGTGGCTGATCTCGAAGAACAACATAGAGGTTGATCCCGGCTAGGAAGGCTCCTTTGGGTTTCTTGTGCGTGTTTGTTTAGGGCTGTGTTTTGTCTTGTATTTCCGTTTTGTTTTGGTTGTGACGCGTGTCGGGTTTGTTGCTttgttttttttgggtaaagggttaccccggtgaaattTTATATCAACCAAATATTAAAACACGGTGCATCGAGACACCGATACACActactagacttggcataccaagactaggaaAAGACAAAAACAAGAAACCCGACAAGCGTCACAACCAAAACAAACGGAAATACAAGAAAGAAAAACACAGCCCTAAACAAACACGCAAAAGACCCAAAGGAGCCTCTCTAGCCTGGATCAACCTCTATGCTGCTCTTCGAGATCATCCACCTATCCAAGATCTTCTTTTGTTTCGGGTCTCTACCAAACCGTAATCCCATAATTCTGAGTCGAACCGTCTCAATGATAACCTTTGCAAGCACAATCGCACTCCTCTGATTATGAGAAAATAACCTGTTATTTCTTTCCTGCCAGACAAAGTATGTTGCAGCCGCTACCAGGATCTTACTAATGATGTTATCCATAGTGCTAGAATTAGCATTAAGCTCCATCCATTGCATGATAGAGTCCCAGGTATCCGTAACATTCTCCATGTCAACCAA contains the following coding sequences:
- the LOC110888180 gene encoding uncharacterized protein LOC110888180; amino-acid sequence: MHLIRSSVLSFFWMVIRSGRQTNAWSDNWCSCSPIRSFISPRAIANAGFFLNSKVADIVTEDGQWLWPEAWYTLFPVLINIGSIQLTPIMKDRFCWKDLDGNLQSFSSWEGWNCLRNRCHKVLWASAVWFSQCIPRHSFHLWLVIKNKLKTQDRMAVWEAGSATNLRLMCCPLCKSDRDSRDHLFFQCAFASDVWRFVRQLVDMENVTDTWDSIMHWMELNANSRTMNNTISKILIAAATYFVWQERNNRLFSHDQRSASVLAKVIIETVRLRIMGFRFGRDPKQKKILDRWLISKNNIEVDPG